Proteins encoded by one window of Frondihabitans peucedani:
- the moaC gene encoding cyclic pyranopterin monophosphate synthase MoaC, translating into MTDSDSAEAPGVLSHVRDDGSAHMVDVTSKAETKRVALAQAVVRTRADVILQVSDGSLPKGEALGTARIAGIMAAKQTSTLIPLCHPLPIGSVTVDFEVGHDAVRVLASVSTRGVTGVEMEALTAASVAALTLFDMIKAVDKLAVIDDIKVLEKSGGKSGDWSR; encoded by the coding sequence ATGACTGATTCAGACTCCGCCGAGGCCCCGGGCGTCCTGTCGCACGTCCGCGACGACGGCAGCGCGCACATGGTCGACGTGACCTCGAAGGCCGAGACGAAGCGGGTGGCGCTCGCGCAGGCCGTCGTGCGCACGCGGGCCGACGTGATCCTGCAGGTCTCCGACGGGTCTCTGCCGAAGGGCGAGGCCCTCGGCACGGCCAGGATCGCCGGGATCATGGCCGCCAAGCAGACCTCGACGCTCATCCCGCTCTGCCATCCGCTGCCGATCGGCTCGGTCACGGTCGACTTCGAGGTCGGGCACGATGCGGTGCGGGTGCTGGCGTCCGTGTCGACGCGCGGGGTGACCGGCGTCGAGATGGAGGCGCTGACGGCGGCGTCCGTGGCCGCGCTCACGCTCTTCGACATGATCAAGGCCGTCGACAAGCTGGCCGTCATCGACGACATCAAGGTGCTCGAGAAGTCCGGCGGCAAGTCCGGAGACTGGTCGCGATGA
- a CDS encoding molybdenum cofactor synthesis domain-containing protein — MSDLDSVGDPSGARPPAPGRTALVVVASTRASRGDAVDTTGPVITAWLAERGFTVDEPVVVADGEPVGQALIAGITQPVDIVVTTGGTGVTPTDATPEMTLPLIDRRLLGIEEELRRRGSLHTPTALLSRGVVGVARRTLVVNLPGSPGGVRDGLELLDELLDHLLDQLRGGGHA; from the coding sequence ATGAGCGATCTCGACTCGGTCGGCGACCCGTCAGGCGCCCGGCCTCCTGCCCCGGGACGCACGGCCCTCGTCGTCGTGGCCTCGACCAGGGCCTCGCGAGGCGACGCCGTCGACACCACCGGCCCCGTCATCACGGCGTGGCTGGCCGAGCGCGGCTTCACGGTCGACGAGCCCGTCGTCGTCGCCGACGGCGAACCGGTCGGCCAGGCGCTCATCGCCGGGATCACCCAGCCCGTCGACATCGTCGTGACCACCGGCGGCACCGGGGTGACCCCGACCGACGCGACCCCCGAGATGACCCTGCCGCTCATCGACCGGCGGCTCCTCGGCATCGAGGAGGAGCTCCGCCGCCGCGGCTCCCTCCACACGCCGACCGCCCTGCTCTCGCGCGGCGTCGTCGGCGTGGCCCGCCGCACCCTCGTGGTGAACCTCCCCGGTTCCCCCGGCGGAGTCCGAGACGGCCTCGAGCTGCTCGACGAGCTGCTCGACCACCTGCTCGACCAGCTGCGCGGGGGCGGGCATGCGTGA
- a CDS encoding molybdenum cofactor biosynthesis protein MoaE, with product MRDPAPLTASSADDRVLLARVTLDELSVSACSTLVHRATAGAVVTFEGVVRDHDDGRGVSALEYEAHPSATEVIRAVAVDVASRHPEVAIAVEHRTGPLTIGDVALAAAVSSAHRAAAFAACAELIDEIKARVPIWKKQDFTDGSSEWVASLG from the coding sequence ATGCGTGATCCTGCGCCCCTCACCGCCTCGTCGGCCGACGACCGCGTGCTGCTCGCCCGAGTGACCCTCGACGAGCTGTCGGTCTCGGCCTGCTCGACCCTCGTCCACCGCGCCACGGCCGGAGCCGTCGTCACCTTCGAGGGCGTCGTCCGCGACCACGACGACGGCCGCGGTGTCAGCGCCCTCGAGTACGAGGCGCACCCGTCGGCGACCGAGGTCATCCGCGCCGTCGCCGTCGACGTGGCGTCGCGGCACCCCGAGGTCGCGATCGCCGTCGAGCACCGGACGGGCCCGCTCACCATCGGCGACGTCGCGCTCGCCGCCGCCGTCTCGAGCGCCCACCGGGCCGCCGCGTTCGCCGCCTGCGCCGAGCTCATCGACGAGATCAAGGCGCGCGTGCCCATCTGGAAGAAGCAGGACTTCACCGACGGCTCGAGCGAGTGGGTGGCGTCGCTCGGCTGA
- a CDS encoding ABC-F family ATP-binding cassette domain-containing protein, translated as MAHLLGAEALHLEFPTRVIFEGVTLGIDEGSRIGVVGRNGDGKSTLMSLLAGRIEPDSGRVTRRRGITMGVLDQRDILPLDAIVSDVIVGGRDEHEWAGDARIRDVISGLATDIPWDSTIGDLSGGQRRRVALAALLVGEWDVLFLDEPTNHLDVEGVAWLAQHLKRRWSPNQGALVVVTHDRWFLDEVSTDTWEVHDGIVEPFEGGYAAYVLQRVERDRSASVSEAKRQNLMKKELAWLRRGAPARTAKPKFRIEAAETLIADEPPVRDKVSLSQMATSRLGKQVVDIIDVSVDYGERRVLKDIEWRIAPGERTGVLGVNGAGKSTLLKLVTGAVQPTTGRVTRGKTVKFAVLDQQLADLHEFANERVNTVVSRYRSSYVSGGKELTPGQLLERLGFTTPQLQTAVKDLSGGQKRRLQLLLILLDEPNVLILDEPTNDLDTDMLAAMEDLLDTWPGTLLVVSHDRYLLERVTDMQYAVLDGHMRHLPGGVDQYLALRREATDGAGEATDRPTATQGASATVVAAAKASGLSGAEKRNAEKELASLDRRMQKAAAERAALLATFAAHDQDDYAGLGELQKKVAAVEKKSEELEAAWLVVSEKLEG; from the coding sequence GTGGCACATCTCCTCGGCGCAGAAGCGCTTCACCTCGAATTCCCGACCCGAGTCATCTTCGAGGGCGTGACCCTCGGCATCGACGAGGGCTCGCGCATCGGCGTGGTCGGTCGGAACGGCGACGGCAAGTCGACCCTGATGTCGCTCCTCGCGGGCAGGATCGAGCCCGACTCCGGCCGGGTGACGAGACGGCGCGGCATCACCATGGGCGTCCTCGACCAGCGCGACATCCTGCCCCTCGACGCCATCGTCAGCGACGTCATCGTCGGCGGGCGCGACGAGCACGAGTGGGCCGGCGACGCGCGCATCCGCGACGTCATCTCGGGCCTCGCCACCGACATCCCCTGGGACTCCACGATCGGCGACCTCTCCGGCGGTCAGCGCCGCCGCGTCGCGCTCGCCGCACTGCTCGTGGGGGAGTGGGACGTCCTGTTCCTCGACGAGCCCACCAACCACCTCGACGTCGAGGGCGTCGCCTGGCTCGCGCAGCACCTCAAGCGCCGCTGGTCGCCGAACCAGGGGGCCCTCGTGGTCGTGACACACGACCGGTGGTTCCTCGACGAGGTCTCGACCGACACCTGGGAGGTCCACGACGGCATCGTCGAGCCCTTCGAGGGCGGCTACGCCGCGTACGTCCTGCAGCGTGTCGAGCGCGACCGCTCGGCCAGCGTCTCCGAGGCCAAGCGGCAGAACCTCATGAAGAAGGAGCTCGCCTGGCTCCGCCGCGGCGCCCCGGCCCGCACCGCGAAGCCGAAGTTCCGCATCGAGGCGGCCGAGACCCTCATCGCCGACGAGCCGCCGGTGCGCGACAAGGTGTCGCTGTCGCAGATGGCCACGTCGCGCCTCGGCAAGCAGGTCGTCGACATCATCGACGTCTCGGTCGACTACGGCGAGCGCAGGGTGCTGAAAGACATCGAGTGGCGGATCGCGCCGGGCGAGCGCACCGGCGTCCTGGGCGTCAACGGCGCCGGCAAGTCGACCCTGCTGAAGCTCGTGACGGGCGCAGTGCAGCCGACCACCGGCAGGGTCACCCGCGGCAAGACCGTCAAGTTCGCGGTGCTCGACCAGCAGCTCGCCGACCTGCACGAGTTCGCGAACGAGCGCGTCAACACCGTCGTCTCGCGCTACCGGTCGTCTTACGTCTCCGGCGGCAAGGAGCTCACGCCCGGCCAGCTCCTCGAGCGCCTCGGATTCACGACGCCGCAGCTCCAGACGGCCGTCAAAGACCTGAGCGGCGGTCAGAAGCGCCGCCTGCAGCTGCTGCTGATCCTGCTCGACGAGCCGAACGTGCTGATCCTCGACGAGCCCACCAACGACCTCGACACCGACATGCTCGCGGCGATGGAAGACCTCCTCGACACCTGGCCCGGCACCCTGCTCGTCGTCTCGCACGACCGGTACCTCCTCGAGCGCGTGACCGACATGCAGTACGCCGTCCTCGACGGGCATATGCGGCACCTGCCCGGCGGCGTCGACCAGTACCTCGCCCTCCGCCGCGAGGCGACCGACGGCGCCGGCGAGGCCACCGACCGTCCGACCGCGACCCAGGGCGCCTCGGCCACGGTCGTCGCGGCGGCCAAGGCGTCGGGACTCTCGGGCGCCGAGAAGCGCAACGCCGAGAAGGAGCTCGCCTCCCTCGACCGCCGCATGCAGAAGGCCGCCGCCGAGCGCGCCGCCCTGCTCGCGACGTTCGCGGCGCACGACCAAGACGACTACGCCGGCCTCGGCGAGCTCCAGAAGAAGGTCGCCGCGGTCGAGAAGAAGAGCGAGGAGCTCGAGGCGGCCTGGCTCGTCGTCAGCGAGAAGCTCGAGGGCTGA
- a CDS encoding MarR family winged helix-turn-helix transcriptional regulator, with product MPEQDAQGTPVAQDEVDRIVDAWNRERPDLDFTPLHVLSRVGRLSKHLDRARKAAFTASDLESWEFDVLSALRRAGSPYQLSPKALLTQTLVSSGTMTNRIDRLVTRGLVERRTDPSDGRGILVTMTARGVSAVDIAIANLVGAEATLLGDLSGPDREHLTALLRSLSLTLGD from the coding sequence ATGCCGGAGCAGGATGCGCAGGGCACGCCCGTCGCGCAGGACGAAGTCGACCGCATCGTCGACGCCTGGAACCGCGAGCGCCCCGACCTCGACTTCACGCCGCTCCACGTCCTGTCGCGCGTCGGCCGGCTCTCGAAGCACCTCGACCGGGCCCGGAAGGCCGCGTTCACCGCGAGCGACCTGGAGTCGTGGGAGTTCGACGTCCTGTCGGCGCTGCGCCGCGCAGGATCGCCGTACCAGCTGTCCCCGAAGGCCCTCCTGACGCAGACGCTCGTCTCGAGCGGGACCATGACCAACCGCATCGACCGCCTGGTGACCCGGGGCCTCGTCGAGCGGCGGACCGATCCGAGCGACGGCCGGGGCATCCTGGTCACCATGACGGCGAGAGGTGTCAGCGCGGTGGACATCGCGATCGCGAACCTCGTCGGCGCCGAGGCGACCCTGCTGGGCGACCTGTCCGGCCCCGACCGCGAGCATCTCACCGCGCTGCTGCGCTCGCTGTCGCTCACGCTCGGCGACTAG
- a CDS encoding xylulokinase — MTRTVLGIDASTTAIKAIAFDADGVPVATGRSSLQRQSPHPGWAEQSAEDWWQGLVAAIRDVIGQLESAGAGMPEAVCITHQRETFVCLDEDGQQVRPAILWLDTRAGTQIERFGDAAVHATSGKPPSTTPSLYKLIWLRENEPLTLERTAMVLDVGGYLAYRLTGEHVTSTASADPLSILDMAAFDWSPELLGLIGLPAESYPRLVPPGQVMATVDAGASASTGLPEGTPVVAGAGDGQAAGLGAAVLDDDRAYLSLGTSITLGLHSTEFRTSMSYRTLASPLAGSYTLEGLLASGALSLEWVRGAIAKLADTPDGNAALSALAGSSTPGSRGLLFLPYLTSAETPYWDADARGAFVGLGEYHTTADLVRATFEGLALEVRLLLELILADTGTDPGRLIVMGGAARSAVFLQILADVLERDIEVSSEDETAALGAAVLAAFAVGLHGRADLAATAARMTRTTATFRPQADSSATYSRLFAVYRLLYPQLKGVFASLGEFRR; from the coding sequence ATGACGAGGACCGTCCTGGGCATCGACGCCTCCACGACCGCGATCAAGGCGATCGCCTTCGACGCCGACGGAGTCCCCGTCGCGACCGGTCGGAGCTCCCTGCAGCGGCAGTCGCCTCACCCCGGCTGGGCGGAACAGTCGGCTGAGGACTGGTGGCAGGGTCTCGTGGCCGCGATCCGCGACGTCATCGGGCAGCTGGAGTCGGCCGGCGCCGGGATGCCGGAAGCCGTCTGCATCACGCATCAACGCGAGACGTTCGTGTGCCTCGACGAGGACGGCCAGCAGGTCCGTCCCGCGATCCTGTGGCTCGACACCCGGGCGGGAACCCAGATCGAGAGATTCGGCGACGCCGCGGTCCACGCCACCTCCGGAAAGCCCCCGAGCACCACCCCGAGCCTGTACAAGCTCATCTGGTTGCGCGAGAACGAGCCGCTCACGCTGGAGAGGACCGCCATGGTCCTCGACGTCGGAGGGTATCTGGCCTACCGGCTCACCGGCGAGCACGTCACCTCGACCGCGAGCGCCGACCCGCTGTCGATCCTCGACATGGCGGCTTTCGACTGGTCTCCGGAGCTCCTCGGCCTCATCGGCCTGCCCGCGGAGTCCTATCCCCGCCTGGTGCCGCCCGGGCAGGTCATGGCGACTGTGGATGCCGGCGCCTCGGCGTCGACGGGTCTTCCGGAGGGAACCCCTGTCGTGGCGGGAGCCGGCGACGGGCAGGCCGCCGGACTCGGTGCAGCCGTCCTCGACGACGACCGCGCCTATCTCAGCCTGGGCACGTCCATCACGCTGGGCCTCCACAGCACGGAGTTCCGCACCTCCATGAGCTACCGGACTCTGGCCTCGCCTCTCGCGGGGAGCTACACACTGGAGGGTCTCCTGGCCTCCGGAGCCCTGTCGCTCGAATGGGTCCGGGGCGCGATCGCCAAGCTCGCCGACACTCCCGACGGGAATGCAGCGCTCTCCGCTCTGGCCGGATCGTCGACGCCAGGATCCAGGGGCCTCCTCTTCCTGCCGTACCTGACGAGCGCCGAGACCCCCTACTGGGACGCCGATGCCCGAGGCGCCTTCGTCGGTCTAGGCGAGTACCACACGACTGCTGATCTGGTGCGCGCGACGTTCGAGGGGCTCGCCCTGGAGGTCCGGCTCCTCCTCGAGTTGATCCTCGCGGACACCGGCACGGACCCTGGAAGGCTCATCGTGATGGGCGGCGCGGCGCGGTCGGCCGTCTTCCTCCAGATCCTGGCCGACGTGCTCGAGCGCGACATCGAGGTGTCGTCCGAAGACGAGACGGCGGCCCTCGGCGCCGCAGTGCTGGCGGCCTTCGCCGTCGGACTCCACGGCCGGGCGGATCTCGCAGCGACTGCTGCGCGGATGACCCGGACCACCGCCACGTTCCGCCCCCAGGCCGACAGCTCGGCGACGTACTCCCGACTCTTCGCCGTCTACCGCTTGCTCTACCCGCAGCTGAAGGGCGTCTTCGCCTCCCTGGGCGAGTTCCGGAGGTAG
- a CDS encoding NAD(P)H-dependent glycerol-3-phosphate dehydrogenase, whose protein sequence is MTLPNPMTVTVLGAGAMGSALCTPLRARGHTVRLWGTPLDEDILTALEGGLPHPRTGEHLADGTELVHDPDLESALADADVVVVAVSSDGVRSIVERAAPLMGRAQALALTTKGFLRDAEGTVRLLPESIERIFSDSAAVPPPIVAIGGPCKANEVAASRPTAAVFGCSDIDVARSIAGAVETDGYRIHVTDDDRGVEVAAPLKNVYAIALGFADGLTTRTGQPWHDLRSAVFSKAVDEIADMTEALGGSARTAWGLSGVGDLEVTGLSGRNKVFGERLGSGEAPAEALQKMIDAHQTVEGVPASGLAVALASQLFDDAASRLPLLHAIRRIVEGCDDPLLVLTTAALPPLQASGSSR, encoded by the coding sequence ATGACGCTTCCGAATCCGATGACCGTGACCGTGCTGGGCGCAGGTGCGATGGGCTCGGCCCTCTGCACGCCCCTCCGCGCCCGCGGGCACACCGTGAGGCTCTGGGGCACTCCCCTGGACGAGGACATCCTGACCGCCCTGGAGGGCGGCCTGCCGCACCCGCGGACGGGCGAGCATCTCGCCGACGGAACCGAGCTGGTTCACGATCCCGACTTGGAGTCCGCCCTCGCGGACGCCGACGTCGTGGTCGTGGCGGTGTCTTCGGACGGGGTGAGGAGCATCGTCGAGCGCGCCGCGCCGTTGATGGGCCGGGCGCAGGCCCTGGCCCTGACGACGAAGGGCTTCCTCCGCGACGCCGAGGGAACGGTGAGGCTCCTGCCCGAGTCGATCGAGAGGATCTTCTCGGACAGTGCTGCCGTGCCGCCTCCCATCGTCGCTATCGGCGGTCCGTGCAAAGCGAACGAGGTCGCGGCCTCTCGACCCACCGCTGCGGTGTTCGGCTGCTCCGACATCGACGTCGCGCGGAGCATCGCCGGGGCCGTGGAGACCGACGGCTACCGGATCCACGTGACCGACGACGACCGGGGAGTGGAGGTCGCGGCACCCCTGAAGAACGTGTACGCCATCGCTCTGGGCTTCGCCGACGGTCTCACCACCCGGACCGGTCAGCCCTGGCACGACCTCCGATCGGCCGTCTTCTCGAAGGCCGTCGACGAGATCGCCGACATGACCGAAGCCCTCGGCGGCTCGGCCCGAACCGCGTGGGGTCTCTCGGGGGTCGGCGATCTCGAGGTGACCGGCCTCTCGGGCAGGAACAAGGTCTTCGGGGAGCGGCTCGGATCGGGCGAGGCTCCGGCCGAGGCCCTCCAGAAGATGATCGACGCGCACCAGACCGTCGAGGGTGTCCCCGCATCCGGCCTCGCCGTCGCGCTGGCCTCGCAGCTGTTCGACGACGCTGCATCCCGTCTTCCGCTCCTTCACGCCATCCGGCGGATCGTCGAGGGCTGCGACGATCCGCTCCTCGTCCTGACGACGGCTGCGCTCCCGCCCCTTCAGGCGTCGGGATCGTCGCGATGA
- a CDS encoding alpha/beta hydrolase family protein, with protein sequence MPSSLISRLDDIVGPGSPVVSVAPIVLQAQDRPVPLEVRISAPSVGVDLPVILFSHGNGWNLDGYAPLAAFWASRGFVVVQPTHLDSRRNGFGFDHPVFPTIWTERITDLRRILDQLDTVEESVPGLAGRIDRSRVAAAGHSWGGQTAQALLGARIVDDEGRLVGDDLSDDRVGAGLLFAATGLAGDDLAPFARENFPFMRPSFQELTTPTLVVAGDHDQSRMSSRGPDWFTDAYRQSPGATDLVTLAGAELSLGGIVGYEVSETTDEDPERVAVLQRLSTAYLRTALRVDEGSWAAAREAFREGGAGVGRVESR encoded by the coding sequence ATGCCCTCCTCCCTCATCTCCCGACTCGACGACATCGTCGGCCCCGGCAGCCCGGTCGTCTCGGTCGCCCCGATCGTCCTCCAGGCGCAGGATCGGCCCGTCCCGCTCGAGGTGCGCATCTCCGCGCCGTCCGTCGGGGTCGACCTTCCCGTGATCCTGTTCTCCCACGGCAACGGGTGGAACCTCGACGGCTACGCACCGCTGGCCGCCTTCTGGGCCTCGCGGGGCTTCGTCGTGGTGCAGCCGACCCATCTCGACTCCCGTCGGAACGGGTTCGGGTTCGATCACCCCGTGTTCCCGACGATCTGGACGGAGCGGATCACCGACCTGCGTCGCATCCTGGACCAGCTCGACACGGTCGAGGAGTCGGTGCCCGGCCTCGCCGGCCGGATCGACCGGAGCCGCGTCGCCGCGGCCGGCCACTCCTGGGGTGGCCAGACCGCGCAGGCTCTGCTCGGTGCCCGCATCGTCGACGACGAGGGCCGCCTCGTCGGCGACGACCTGTCGGACGACCGCGTCGGCGCGGGTCTCCTCTTCGCCGCGACCGGCCTCGCCGGGGACGATCTGGCCCCGTTCGCCCGCGAGAACTTCCCGTTCATGCGGCCCTCGTTCCAGGAGCTCACGACGCCGACCCTGGTCGTCGCCGGGGACCACGACCAGTCCAGGATGTCGAGCCGCGGGCCGGACTGGTTCACCGATGCGTACAGGCAGAGCCCCGGCGCCACCGACCTCGTCACCCTCGCCGGAGCCGAGCTCTCCCTCGGCGGCATCGTCGGCTACGAGGTCTCGGAGACGACCGACGAGGACCCCGAGCGCGTCGCCGTCCTGCAGCGGCTGAGCACCGCGTACCTGCGGACGGCGCTGCGCGTCGACGAGGGGAGCTGGGCCGCGGCTCGGGAGGCGTTCCGCGAGGGCGGGGCGGGTGTGGGGCGGGTGGAGAGCAGGTAG
- a CDS encoding TetR/AcrR family transcriptional regulator, translating to MSEERPDSTARPVGRPRRSPQELLDAAAAVFVESGVDAPVRDIASRAGVGVGTVYRHFPTRSALVVAVYRHQVEALAEAGPRLLVDSGTAESALRSWIAVFVDFLVTKHGLADALNGDDAGSDSLHTFFVDRLVPVCQTLLDAALAEQAPRSGGAVPAGTVLDGYSLLKGVGNLCIGAAADPRYDGDRLVQALVSGALATPPAPSSR from the coding sequence GTGTCTGAAGAGCGCCCCGACTCAACGGCGAGGCCCGTCGGCCGACCGCGCCGCAGCCCGCAGGAGCTGCTCGACGCGGCGGCAGCCGTCTTCGTCGAGTCGGGGGTCGACGCGCCCGTCCGAGACATCGCGAGCCGCGCGGGTGTCGGCGTCGGCACGGTCTACCGCCACTTCCCGACGCGGTCGGCGCTCGTCGTCGCGGTCTACCGGCACCAGGTCGAGGCGCTCGCCGAGGCGGGCCCGCGGCTCCTCGTCGACAGCGGCACCGCCGAGTCGGCTCTCCGATCCTGGATCGCGGTCTTCGTCGACTTCCTGGTCACGAAGCACGGTCTCGCCGACGCGCTCAACGGCGACGATGCAGGATCCGACTCCCTCCACACCTTCTTCGTCGACCGCCTGGTGCCCGTCTGCCAGACGCTCCTCGACGCCGCGCTCGCCGAGCAGGCACCTCGGTCGGGCGGCGCCGTCCCGGCCGGCACGGTCCTCGACGGCTACAGCCTCCTCAAGGGCGTCGGCAACCTCTGCATCGGCGCAGCCGCCGACCCCCGCTACGACGGCGACCGGCTCGTGCAGGCGCTCGTGTCGGGTGCGCTCGCGACCCCGCCGGCACCGTCGAGCCGGTAG
- the glmU gene encoding bifunctional UDP-N-acetylglucosamine diphosphorylase/glucosamine-1-phosphate N-acetyltransferase GlmU: MPELAVIVLAAGQGTRMKSSTPKVLHRLAGLPLIHHVLESARALDPAHLQVVVRHERDTVTASVLEVAPQAVIVDQDDLPGTGRAVEQAVDALPGDFDGDVVVVSADVPFVDHNTLLRLLEEHRSAGAEATLLSAVVPEPKGYGRIIRRADDSVDRIVEQKDATPDELLVAEINSGTYVFTVASLRKHLPFVTPANAQNEKYLTDVVGLATINGGRVAALPIDEAWRVEGINDRVQLAAAARRMNDRIVQHWQLEGVTVVDPQTTWIDRDVSLARDVEILPGTQLKGATVIEEGAVVGPDTTLVDTEVGRNAVVKRTDATLAVIGEGASVGPFAYLRPGTDLGKDGKIGTYVETKNAVIGEGSKVPHLSYVGDTEVGVGSNVGAGTITANYDGVNKHRTVVGSHVRTGSHNVFVAPVRIGDGAYTGAGTVVRKDVPAGSLAINVAPQRTMTGWVEAKRPGTEAARAAAAAQASEAQSTSNDD; the protein is encoded by the coding sequence GTGCCCGAACTTGCCGTCATCGTCCTCGCAGCGGGCCAGGGCACCAGGATGAAGTCGTCCACCCCGAAGGTCCTGCACCGGCTGGCGGGCCTCCCGCTGATCCACCACGTCCTCGAGTCGGCGCGGGCCCTCGATCCTGCCCACCTGCAGGTCGTCGTGCGGCACGAGCGCGACACCGTGACCGCGAGCGTCCTCGAGGTCGCACCGCAGGCGGTCATCGTCGACCAGGACGACCTGCCCGGCACCGGCCGTGCCGTCGAGCAGGCGGTGGACGCGCTGCCCGGCGACTTCGACGGTGACGTGGTCGTCGTCAGCGCCGACGTGCCGTTCGTCGATCACAACACGCTCCTGAGGCTCCTGGAGGAGCACCGGTCGGCTGGCGCCGAGGCGACCCTGCTGAGCGCCGTGGTCCCCGAGCCGAAGGGCTACGGCCGGATCATCCGCCGCGCCGACGACTCCGTCGACCGCATCGTCGAGCAGAAGGACGCCACCCCCGACGAGCTCCTCGTAGCCGAGATCAACTCGGGCACCTACGTCTTCACCGTGGCCTCGCTCCGCAAGCACCTCCCGTTCGTCACCCCGGCCAACGCGCAGAACGAGAAGTACCTCACCGACGTGGTCGGCCTCGCCACGATCAACGGCGGCCGCGTCGCCGCCCTGCCGATCGACGAGGCCTGGCGGGTCGAGGGCATCAACGACCGGGTCCAGCTCGCCGCGGCCGCCCGCCGCATGAACGACAGGATCGTGCAGCACTGGCAGCTCGAGGGCGTCACCGTCGTCGATCCCCAGACCACCTGGATCGACCGCGACGTGAGCCTGGCGCGCGACGTCGAGATCCTGCCCGGCACGCAGCTCAAGGGCGCGACCGTCATCGAGGAGGGCGCCGTCGTGGGGCCCGACACCACCCTCGTCGACACCGAGGTCGGCCGGAACGCCGTCGTCAAGCGCACCGACGCGACGCTCGCCGTGATCGGGGAGGGCGCGAGCGTCGGGCCGTTCGCCTACCTCCGCCCCGGCACGGATCTCGGCAAGGACGGCAAGATCGGCACCTACGTCGAGACGAAGAACGCGGTCATCGGCGAGGGCAGCAAGGTGCCGCACCTCAGCTACGTCGGCGACACCGAGGTCGGCGTCGGCTCGAACGTCGGAGCGGGCACCATCACGGCGAACTACGACGGCGTGAACAAGCACCGCACCGTCGTCGGCTCCCACGTCCGCACCGGGTCGCACAACGTGTTCGTCGCGCCCGTTAGGATTGGTGACGGAGCGTACACAGGTGCAGGAACAGTCGTCCGCAAAGACGTGCCGGCCGGATCCCTCGCCATCAACGTCGCTCCGCAGCGCACGATGACCGGATGGGTCGAGGCCAAGCGTCCGGGCACCGAGGCAGCGCGGGCTGCGGCAGCCGCCCAGGCGTCTGAAGCGCAGAGCACCAGCAACGACGACTAG
- a CDS encoding ribose-phosphate diphosphokinase has translation MSGIKITGENRLVLVTGRAHPALANEIARELGTELTHTDARTFASSEIYARYDDSVRGSDAFVIQSHTRPINEWLMEQLIMVDALKRASAKRITVVAPYFPYARQDKKGRGREPISARLVADLFKAAGAHRIMSVDLHAPQIQGFFDGPVDHLFAMPVLLKHFQEKLDPKTLTVVSPDMGRVKVADIWSEKLGAPLAIIHKRRDPRVMNEVSVHEIVGQVEGRVCLLVDDLIDTGRTIVKAAEALKKAGALGVVVAATHAVFSDPAPEILSNEFIDSVVVTDTLPLTDHQRFESLTVLPIAPLIARAIHEVFDNGSVTSMFDGAA, from the coding sequence GTGTCGGGAATCAAGATCACCGGCGAGAACCGACTCGTGCTGGTGACAGGCCGGGCCCATCCCGCCCTCGCGAACGAGATCGCGCGAGAGCTGGGCACCGAGCTCACCCACACCGACGCCCGCACCTTCGCGTCCAGCGAGATCTACGCGCGCTACGACGACAGCGTGCGCGGCTCCGACGCCTTCGTCATCCAGTCGCACACGCGGCCGATCAACGAGTGGCTCATGGAGCAGCTCATCATGGTCGACGCCCTCAAGCGCGCCTCGGCCAAGCGCATCACCGTCGTCGCCCCCTACTTCCCGTACGCCCGCCAAGACAAGAAGGGCCGCGGCCGCGAGCCGATCTCCGCCCGCCTCGTCGCCGACCTGTTCAAGGCCGCGGGCGCCCACCGCATCATGAGCGTCGACCTGCACGCCCCGCAGATCCAGGGCTTCTTCGACGGCCCCGTCGACCACCTGTTCGCGATGCCGGTGCTGCTCAAGCACTTCCAGGAGAAGCTCGACCCGAAGACGCTCACCGTCGTGTCGCCCGACATGGGCCGCGTGAAGGTCGCCGACATCTGGAGCGAGAAGCTCGGCGCACCGCTCGCGATCATCCACAAGCGCCGCGACCCGCGCGTCATGAACGAGGTCTCCGTGCACGAGATCGTCGGCCAGGTCGAGGGTCGCGTCTGCCTGCTGGTCGACGACCTGATCGACACGGGCCGCACCATCGTCAAGGCCGCCGAGGCGCTCAAGAAGGCGGGCGCTCTCGGAGTCGTCGTCGCGGCGACGCACGCGGTGTTCTCCGATCCTGCGCCCGAGATCCTGTCGAACGAGTTCATCGACTCGGTGGTCGTCACCGACACGCTCCCGCTCACCGACCACCAGCGCTTCGAGAGCCTGACCGTGCTGCCGATCGCTCCGCTGATCGCGCGCGCGATCCACGAGGTGTTCGACAACGGGTCGGTCACGAGCATGTTCGACGGCGCCGCCTGA